ATCGGCGGCAGCCATTTGGTTTTTTGTTCTTCCGATCCGCACAGGAAGATCGATCCCATCGCCAGTCCCGTGTGCACGCCGAAGAAGGTCGAGATGGAGGCGTCGACGCGCGCCATCTCCATCATGACGAAGCCCATAAGCATCATGCTTTTGCCGGGACAGCCGTAACCCTGGTAAGGCAGGCCGCCGATGCCCAGCTTTTGCATTTTCGGCAGCAGCTCGAACGGGAATGCATCCCTGGCCCAGTAGTCGTTGATGATCGGCTCTACCTCTCGTTCCATGAAGGCGCGGACCTTCAGGCGGATGGCGTTGTCGTCGTCGTTCAGGGTCTGGCTGACGGAGTAAAAGTCGCCGTTGGCCGGCGGCAGGGATTTGGGTGAGCGCTGGGCTTGGTCGTTCGATGACATGGCGGGATCCGTATCAAAAGAATGGTAAAGGGCGGGTTGCGGCGAGGTCGTCAAGACTTGGCCGCGACGGCGCCGGACGATTTCAGCTCGGCGATTTCGGCCGCGCTGAAGGCTAGCTCCTGCAAGACTTCGATGCTGTGCTGACCCAGTTCCGGCGCCAGGCGTGGCGTCACCTTCGGCACGTCCGCCAGCCGCATCGGACTGTTGACGGTGTGCGAGGCCTCGCCGTATGGTCCTTCCAGCGGCACCAGGATGTCGTTGGCGATCATCTGCGGATCGCGCACGATTTCGTCGAAGGTTTGAACCACCCCGAAAATGACGCGACCCTGATCGAGCACAGTGCGCCAGTGCGCCAGCGGCTGACTGGCGAAGACCGGATCGAGCAGCGCCACCAGGTCGGCGGCGTGCTGCACCCGCAGCTGCTTGGTGGCAAAGCGCGGATCGTCCGACAGCTGCGGCAGGCTCAGCGCCTGCACGAAACCCGGCCAGTCCTTTTCCTGCGCTGCCACCAGCAACAGCCAGCGGTTGTCAGAGCTGCGGTAGGGGTTGAGCAAGGCGTTAGCCGGGCGCTTGCGGTCGTGTTGCTCGACGAACTTGGCGCCGTGCAGCGCGCCCTCGATCCAGGTCGCCGCCGCCCATGCGCCTTCGGCGATCAGCGACGTCGTTACATGACCGCCCTTGCCGGTCAGCGTGCGCCGGTATAGCCCGGTGACGATGGCCGAGTACAGCGTCACGGCCGTCGCGTGGTCACCGATGCCGGGGATGGGCAGTGTCGGCGGACTGTCAGCGTCGTGGGTCACGTCCATCAGCCCGGTGCGCGCCCAGTAAGCGGTGACGTCAAAGCCCGGCTTGTCCGCTTCCGGACCGTCCAGGCCGTAACCGGTGATGTCGGCATAGATCAGGCGATCGTTGAGCGGAGCCAGCTCCTCGTATGTCAGGCCGAGCGACTTGCGCACCTTGGGCGGAAAGTTCGTCACCAGCACATCGGCCCACTTCACCAGCCGGCGCAGCACGCGACGCGCGGCCGGCGACTTCAGATCGAGCGCGATGCTGCGTTTGTTGCGGTTGGTGAGCTGCCACGCGTAGTTGCTCTCGCAGGCGGGGTTGGGCGGCGTCATGTAGAAATAGCGGTAGGGATCGCCCAGACCGGGCGGCTCGACCTTGATCACGTCCGCGCCGAAGTCGGACAGGATGGTGGTGGCGGCTGGCCCGGCAATAAAGCTGGCCAGGTCGAGGACCTTGAGGCCGGTAAACAAACTGGCTGGCGGCGTGGCGGTCATGGATTTCCTCTTCTGGTTCGGCGATCAAGTAGGGGGCGGAGTTGCCCGACGAGGCTGCCGCGGCAGCAACCGTGATGGCATATGCTCCCCCATGCCGAGCAGCCTGTCTTTTGCTCTCCTGCGCGCATGTCGCAATCATGCGGCGCCAGAGCGCGCGGGCGCGCTAAAAGGCGTTCAGGCCCTTGATCAGCGGACCGGACTGGCGAACCAGACCGGAAAAGTCAGCATGCTGCAGTTTCGCCACTTCGATCGCATAGTTGAGCAGCTCCGGATCCTTGCGCGTGGCCAGGTCGTGTAATTCGTGGGCACTGTCTTGATACACCGTCAGGCTTATATACCAGGACACCAGATCGCACACCAATTCATTGGGCAAGAAACCGATCTGCTGGCCCAGCGAGCGATACACCTGGGCGTAATCTCTCTGTCCTGAGAAGCGGTGGCTAGGGTAGCGCCGCTGCTCGGTCAGCACCTGCAGTTCGTTCTGCAGAGTGTTCAGGTATTCATCGCTGATGCGCGTGCTGAGCGCAATGATTTCGCTGCGCAGCGCGCAGGCGACGTTACTGCGGATCAGGCGCGATTGCAGGCGTTGCTGGATGCTGTTGGTCAGGAAACCGGCGAAACCGCCTATCAGGCCACCGGCCATCGCGCCTATGAGTTGCGGCCAAGGTATATCCATGTTGCGATCTCATTATGTTGATTGGGGTGGGCGCGGACGAATGGATTGAGCAGGAGCAGGAGCTGCAGCGGGCGCTTAGCGGGCGCCGCGGAAGGCAGCCGGCGTCATGCCCGCCAGCAGCGCGAAGCGGGTTGTGAAATAGCTCTGGCTCTTGTAGCCGACTTCGAAGGCGATGTCGGCAATGCTCTTGTCGCTTTCGATCAGCATCCTTTTGGCCGATTCGATGCGGCAGCGCATGATGCATTGGTGCGGCGATTCCTGCATCGAGTGCTTGAACATGCGAGCGAAGTGATAAGGGCTCATATCGAGCTGGTCGGCGATGTCCTTGAAGCCGATGTCTTCCTGATAGTGGGCCCGGATATAGTCGACGGCGCGGCGGATTTTGTAGCGCGGCAGTCCACCCAGGATCACGGACGGCGCCGGCGTGTCGGTGTAGGTGCACAGCAGGTGCTGGCCAATGACGATGGCAACCGACTCGATGTAGGATTTCTCCAGCTCGCGCCGGCTCTGCATCTGCTGCTCGATCGAGCGCACCATGTGCCACATGAAGGGGTCGACCGAGGCGTACTGTGGCGCCATCTGGTAGCCGTGATAGCCGTTGGCCTGAGCCAGCGCGGCCAAGAAGGTCGGCTTGACGGCTATGCTGGTTATCTGGGCGTCGGAAGTCCATGCGGCGCTGAGGGCATGGCCGGCCGGGACGATGCAGACGTGGCGGTCCGACACCTTGATCTGCTGCAGCTCGTCGTGAGCATCGCGGTAGGTAAGAATGGCCGACGCGTGCATGCCGGGTGCGGTGATCTCGTGGTCGTCCTGGATTCGCTCGCGCGCGCTGGCGCGCAAGCCCTTGCCGCTGCGGATGCGCATGTCGTTGCAGCGTGCTTCGAGGATCTCTTGCTGTGCGCAAGCGCGTTCGGCCACGCACGGCATCATGGCAGGCCCCCGGCGCCGTTGGCCGCAATGGCCGCCAGGGCCACCGCCGCCGGCCGCCTGATAGCGCTAACCACACGGCACGGCCAGGCGGTGAGCAGTAGAGTTGGTAGACACTGACGCATGGTGTATCCCTATGAGGTGAGATGACCTGCCGGGGGTAATTCAATCGATGTTGTTCTGATTCTCGCACTGGCCGCATCGGACCGGGAGTGCCGTTTCGGACAATTAGCGCGACAAAAGAGGACAGTGACGAGGGCGACGCTGGAGTACCTCGCAAACACACAGCGCTATACTTATTTGAGGCCGTGGCGGAAGGCCTGTGGCGATTGCTTGGCCCAGCGCTTGAACGCGTGCCGGACGATGCCGGGCCGAGGCCTCGGCGTGTTGGATGAATAAAACGCGACGTGGAACGGGCTTCAGTCCGGGCCAGTCAAGACGAGCGCTGCCAACTTCGCCGTCATGTGCGACGTTGGCAGTGGGGTAGGTTGATTTTTTCCGAACTTTGCATTCTCTTGCGTCGGCGCGTGCCCTGCACCTTCAGCGCGCCTCCGCGTAGGCGATCCCGCTCAGGTTACCCTGCGCGTACAGCAGCGTCTTGCGATCCGAGCCGTCGAGCCGGGCCGAGTAGACCGAGCCGCCGAGGTCGGTCATGAACATGCGGTCGCCGTCGAGGTCGAGCGCGATCCCTATCCCTTCCATCAGATGGGTGAACAGGATTTTCGGTGCCGGTCGCGACCCGTGCGCCGGGGCGTCCATCGGCGCGCAGTTGACGGTGTTGCCGCGCGGCGGGCTGCCGCGGTCGGTCCAGTACAGCAGCTGGCGGCGCAGGTCCAGCTCGAGGTCGATCGGCTCCGGCAGGCCGTCGTATAGCAGTTCGATGTCGCTACGGGCAGTCGGCCGCTCGCCAGACGGCAGGTCGATGCTGGCGCGGAAGATGCGGCCGCGGTCGCCGTCGTCCGGGCCTTTCTGCGACCAGTAGATGTGGCCGCGCTCGGCGTCCACTGTGATGCCGACGCACCAGCGCTCCTGGTCGGTACGGTCGGCCGCGCCCTCGCCGGTCTGGACCAGCGTCTCGATGGCGCTGCCGTCGAGATTGGCGCGCATGACGCGCATCCCTTCTCGGTCGCACCAGTAGAGCTTGCGGTTGCGCTGGTCCAGGTGCAGTTGCTTGGGCGTGAACGTAATGCCGGGTGGGATGACGGTGCAGCGGTTGCCGCCGTCGAGGTCGATGCGTTCGATGGCGCCGTCGTTCATGTTGGGCACGCCCATGTCGGTCCAGTAGATGTGGCCGGCGGCCGTGTCGATGGCGATGCCGTCCGGAAGGCGGCAGTTCCGCAGCAAGGTCTTGCAGTCGCTGCCGTCGGGCCTGACTGACAGGATGCGGCCACCGCTCAGGTCGAGCACATACAGCAGGCCGTCGCCGGCGGGAGGGAGATGACTCATGGTTATCCTCGTTTTCAGTGGGAGAGTGGGTGTGCCGCCGCTTCAGGATGCGGTGCGCTGTCAGCGGCCGCTGAACTGCGGCGCGCGCTTGGCGAGGAAGGCCGCCGTGCCTTCGCGCTTGTCGTCGGAGGCGGCGCAGACTGCGAATAGCGCGCTTTCGAACGCCAGGCCGTCGCTCAGCGCCGTGTCCATGCCGCGCAGCACCGCCTCGGTGGCCAGGCGCACGGCCAGTGGGGCATTGGCGCCGATTTGCTGCAGGATGACTTCGGCGCGCGCAATCAGGTCGTCGGCCCCGACGACTTCGTTGACCAGGCCGATGCGGCAGGCTTCCTGGGCATCGATGGTGGCGGCGCTCAGGATTATCTGCAGAGCGCGGCCGACGCCGACCAGGCGCGGCAGACGCTGTGTGCCGCCGAAACCGGGTAGCACGCCTAGCCTGACTTCGGGCTGACCGAACGCGGCCCGCTCCGACGCTATGCGCAGCGTGCAAGCCATCGCCAGCTCGCAGCCGCCACCGAAGGCGTAGCCGTTGACGGCGGCAATTACCGGCTTGCCGAGGCGTTCGATGCGATCGAACACGTGCTGCCCCTGGCGCGTGAAGCGCTGGGCATCGACGGCGCCGATCGCGGCCAGCTCACCGATGTCGGCGCCGGCCGCGAAGGCCTTGCCTTCGCCGCTCAGGATCACGCCTTGCACGGAGGCGTCGGCGGCGGCCTCGTCGAAGGCGGCTAGCATCTCGGCCAAGGTGGCTTGGTTGAGTGCGTTGAGCACGGTGGGGCGGTTCAGCGAGATATAGGCGATGCTGCCGGCCGTGCGGTAGAGCAGGTTGTCATAGTGCGGCATGGAACAAGGCTCCTGATAATTGGTGTGCCGGGCCGGCGGGCCGGCCTGGACGGAGGCGGTCTGGTTTTATTCGTTGGCGCGCGCGGCCAACAGGCTCAGCAGTGCTTCGTCGCGCTGCCCGGCCAGCTCGTCGAGTGAGCGTCCGTCCGCTTCCGCCTTTACGCCGTCGATCATTTGCTTTCTGATTTCCGGCGTAATCACCGGGTTGCCCAGAACTTTCCACCAGGCTTGCATGGGGCCCGAGAATTGATCGAAGAAATGCTCAATGCCTCCTTCACCGCCGCCGAGGTGATAGAGCAGCGACGGGCCCATCACGCCCCAACGCAGGCCTGGACCCCAGCAGACGGCGGTGTCGGCGTCCGCCACGCTGAGCACGCCCTCGGAAACGAGGTAAACGATTTCGCGAAATAGCGCCGCCGCCAGACGGTTGGCGACGTGGCCCGGCATTTCCTTGTGCAGCCGGACGGTGCGCTTGCCAAGGCCGTCGTAGAAGGCCGTCACGCGCTCAATGGTGGCTTCCGACGTCAGCTTGCCGCCGACGATCTCGACCAGCGGAATCAGGTGCGGCGGATTGAACGGGTGGCCGATCACGCAGCGCTCGGGATGCAGCTTGCAGCCGGTCTGGATCGCCGACATGGTCAGGCCGGACGAACTGGAGACGATCAGCGTGTCGGCCGGCAGCAGGCTATCAAGCTGCTCGTACAGTGCGATCTTGAAGTCGAGCCGCTCGGGACCGTTTTCTTGCACCAGATCGGCGCCGGAGACGGCGTCGGCGAGGTCGGCCGTGAAGCGCAGTTTGTTCTGGTCGGCGCCGTCGACCATGCCAATCCGTTTCAGCGCCGGCCAGGCCTGGTCGATGTACTGGCGCAGTTTGGCTTCGGCATCTGGCGCGATGTCGGTGGCCGTCACGTGCAGGCCGCGGGCCAGAAACAGCGCGGCCCAGCTGGCGCCGATGGTGCCGCTGCCGATGATGGCAACCCGTTGGATAGTCTTAACCATTGTGCATTCCTCAATGTGGTGGGCGGAGTGGAGGCGCCTGACGAAGCTCCGGCGACGGCTTGAGGAAGATGGTAGGAGGGACATCCGCACACGTCTTTCGGATACGTGCGCACTTATCGCGAAAGTGCTGAAACAGCTGGTGCGGAAATGGTGCCGCTAGTGCGACGACGGCGCCGGTGTTTTTTTGGTAAGCCTCCGGCAGCGCCATGCGGAGCGGCCGCATGATTGCGCTATGGCCGCACAAGATCAAAAGACAGGCACGCCCGGCCCGGCGACCATACGCAGGCTGCCGTGCACCCCGGCAAGTTCCGGTTTCCTTGTCATCTCTTTACCGCTGAAAGCCGTGT
The sequence above is a segment of the Collimonas sp. PA-H2 genome. Coding sequences within it:
- a CDS encoding CaiB/BaiF CoA-transferase family protein translates to MTATPPASLFTGLKVLDLASFIAGPAATTILSDFGADVIKVEPPGLGDPYRYFYMTPPNPACESNYAWQLTNRNKRSIALDLKSPAARRVLRRLVKWADVLVTNFPPKVRKSLGLTYEELAPLNDRLIYADITGYGLDGPEADKPGFDVTAYWARTGLMDVTHDADSPPTLPIPGIGDHATAVTLYSAIVTGLYRRTLTGKGGHVTTSLIAEGAWAAATWIEGALHGAKFVEQHDRKRPANALLNPYRSSDNRWLLLVAAQEKDWPGFVQALSLPQLSDDPRFATKQLRVQHAADLVALLDPVFASQPLAHWRTVLDQGRVIFGVVQTFDEIVRDPQMIANDILVPLEGPYGEASHTVNSPMRLADVPKVTPRLAPELGQHSIEVLQELAFSAAEIAELKSSGAVAAKS
- a CDS encoding AraC family transcriptional regulator, which encodes MMPCVAERACAQQEILEARCNDMRIRSGKGLRASARERIQDDHEITAPGMHASAILTYRDAHDELQQIKVSDRHVCIVPAGHALSAAWTSDAQITSIAVKPTFLAALAQANGYHGYQMAPQYASVDPFMWHMVRSIEQQMQSRRELEKSYIESVAIVIGQHLLCTYTDTPAPSVILGGLPRYKIRRAVDYIRAHYQEDIGFKDIADQLDMSPYHFARMFKHSMQESPHQCIMRCRIESAKRMLIESDKSIADIAFEVGYKSQSYFTTRFALLAGMTPAAFRGAR
- a CDS encoding 3-hydroxyacyl-CoA dehydrogenase, encoding MSHLPPAGDGLLYVLDLSGGRILSVRPDGSDCKTLLRNCRLPDGIAIDTAAGHIYWTDMGVPNMNDGAIERIDLDGGNRCTVIPPGITFTPKQLHLDQRNRKLYWCDREGMRVMRANLDGSAIETLVQTGEGAADRTDQERWCVGITVDAERGHIYWSQKGPDDGDRGRIFRASIDLPSGERPTARSDIELLYDGLPEPIDLELDLRRQLLYWTDRGSPPRGNTVNCAPMDAPAHGSRPAPKILFTHLMEGIGIALDLDGDRMFMTDLGGSVYSARLDGSDRKTLLYAQGNLSGIAYAEAR
- a CDS encoding enoyl-CoA hydratase-related protein, yielding MPHYDNLLYRTAGSIAYISLNRPTVLNALNQATLAEMLAAFDEAAADASVQGVILSGEGKAFAAGADIGELAAIGAVDAQRFTRQGQHVFDRIERLGKPVIAAVNGYAFGGGCELAMACTLRIASERAAFGQPEVRLGVLPGFGGTQRLPRLVGVGRALQIILSAATIDAQEACRIGLVNEVVGADDLIARAEVILQQIGANAPLAVRLATEAVLRGMDTALSDGLAFESALFAVCAASDDKREGTAAFLAKRAPQFSGR
- a CDS encoding 3-hydroxyacyl-CoA dehydrogenase NAD-binding domain-containing protein, which encodes MVKTIQRVAIIGSGTIGASWAALFLARGLHVTATDIAPDAEAKLRQYIDQAWPALKRIGMVDGADQNKLRFTADLADAVSGADLVQENGPERLDFKIALYEQLDSLLPADTLIVSSSSGLTMSAIQTGCKLHPERCVIGHPFNPPHLIPLVEIVGGKLTSEATIERVTAFYDGLGKRTVRLHKEMPGHVANRLAAALFREIVYLVSEGVLSVADADTAVCWGPGLRWGVMGPSLLYHLGGGEGGIEHFFDQFSGPMQAWWKVLGNPVITPEIRKQMIDGVKAEADGRSLDELAGQRDEALLSLLAARANE